From Hymenobacter sediminicola:
CGTTCTTCTGCTTCGACTTTTTAAAAGGATTCAGGTATTGGGTAATGGGTATCAAGACACTCTGAGAGGTCTTTTTACTCACTACCCATTACTCAATACTAAAAACCGCCCCACTTATGTCAATCTTAGCTTTTCAAATGCCGGAGAAGGTGGTAATGGAGAAATCCGACGACTTCTACGGAACGTTTGAATTTAAACCGCTGGAGAAAGGCTACGGCGTCACGATCGGCAACGCTTTGCGCCGCATCCTGCTGTCGTCGCTGGAGGGCTATGCCATCACGTCGGTTCGCACCAGCAGCGTACTGCACGAGTTCATGACCATCGAAGGTGTGATTGAGGACATGTCCGAAATCATTCTCAACCTGAAGCAAGTGCGCTTCAAAAAGGTGAGCGACGCCATCGAGGACAAAATCACGGTGCGCATTAAGGGTCAGGAAACCTTCACGGCTGGCGACATTAGCAAATTCACTAATGGCTTCCAGGTGCTAAACCCGGACCTAGTGATTTGCCACGTGGACGCCAACACCGAGCTGGAATTCGAATTCACGATCCAGAAAGGCCGTGGCTACGTTCCTGCAGAGGAAAACAAGCCTGCCGATCAGGTTTTCGGTCAGATTGCCATCGATGCCATTTTCACGCCAATCAAAAACGTGAAGTACAGCATTGAAAACACTCGTGTTGAGCAGAAGACCGATTACGAGAAGCTTCTCATCGAGATTCACACGGACGGTTCTATCCACCCGGAGGATGCGCTGAAAGGTGCCGCCAATATCCTGATTCAACACTTCATGCTGTTCTCCGACAGCACCATGACTTTCGAAACAGCCAAGGCTGAAGAAGAGGAAACGGTAGACGAGGAGACGCTGCACATGCGCAAAGTTCTGAAAACGCCACTGGCGGATATGGACCTGAGCGTACGTGCGTACAACTGCCTCAAGGCTGCCGACATCAAAACCCTCGGTGATTTGGTGCAGCTGGACATGGCGGATATGATGAAGTTCCGCAACTTCGGCAAGAAGTCGCTCACCGAGCTGGAAAACCTTGTAGAAGAGAAAGGCCTGAACTTCGGCATGGATCTGAGCAAGTATAAGCTCGACGAAGAATAGATAGGAGCATGAAAATGTGCTGAATGTGGTTGATGTGCTAGGCACATATTCCACTTCAGCACATTTTTTATGCCTGTACATTCTGTACCTTTGCACTCCATTTTCATACTTTCATAACCAGTGAGCCCGAAGGGGCGACGGTTCTAATGAGAAAGGTGCTTCATAGCAGCTTTTCCGCCGTGGTCGTCGTCCGCAAGTTCACACATCTTCTTTTTTATGCGTCACGGTAAAACCATCAACCACCTCGGCCGCACGGCCTCGCACCGCAATGCCATGCTCGCAAACATGGCTTCGTCGCTGATTATGCACAAGCGTATCTCGACGACGGTTGCTAAAGCAAAAGCTCTTCGCAAGTTTGTAGAGCCTCTGCTGACCAAGTCGAAGAACGACACCACGCATTCGCGTCGTCTGGTGTTCTCGGTACTGGAAAACAAAGAAGTTCTGAAAGAACTGTTCGGTGAGGTAGCTGCTAAAATTGCTGGCCGTCCCGGTGGATACACCCGCATCATCAAGCTCAGCGACAGCCGCCTTGGTGACAACGCTGAGTTGTGCATCATTGAATTGGTTGACTATAACGAAACGCTGCTCGAGGCCAAAAACGCTGGCGAAGCTAAAACGACTACTCGTCGTTCGCGTCGTAGCGGTGCTAAGAAGGCAACAACTGGTGAAGGTCAGTCGTCGGCTGAAGTAGTTGCTGAGGCTCCGGCTGCTGCCACTACCGAAGTATCGGCTCCAGAAGACACGGCTACAGAAACGCTGAAAAACGGCGAAACCCGCGAGGAGAAAGCCGCTGAGTAATCTGAAGTTGGAAGACTATACTTCCACGACGAAGGGGACGTGCCGTAAGGTGCGTCCCCTTTTGCTTTCTCGGTGATTAATAGAAAGGAATAAACCGCACAGCAAGACGGTTAAAAGCTGATTATGCCCGATTCGGCGGATTCTACCCGCGGTTCGTGAAATAGCACTTAGCTTACTCGAATAAAAGAGGGTGCTTCAGGTCTTCTGTTCCTGCAAGCCGATGTATTACGCTGCTGGTCGCTACCCGATAGGCTACTTCAAAGTGCGTTGTGTTAGTGCTCTTGCGGTAACTGCTTCGGACACTTAATCCTAAGCCAAGCCAGTCTCAATTTCACCTGTGCTTTTCAATGCCATGCTGATTCAACGCCCTTCCAAGTCCGACTTCGCTGCAATAGTAGTCTACTGGCTGCTCGCTGCGCCTGTAGTGATGTCGGCGTACGTCTACGAATCTGGCTGGGCACGGGCGTGGATAGGGATGGGCTATACTATTGTGCTCGACACAGCGGCTGTACTCTGTCTCGTATTTCTAATTTTGCCCAAGGCGTTATCAGGGAAGCACTGGCGGAGTGCCGTAGGGGCGCTGCTCGTGTTTATGGTGGCCAGTAGCGTACTGTACCGGGAAGGCTATGGATTGATTTTCGGTAAGCCAACAGCCTGGACTATGATGGGTATGGTGGCCGGGATTCTGCGACATGCGGTCAGCTACGGTCTGTTGGGGATTTTTCTGACGGTTAAGCGCTATTTTGAGATACAGAAGCGGCTAGTGCTGATGCAAAAGGCGCAAACTGAAAGCGAATTGCGCAACCTGAAGGCCCAAATCGACCCTCACTTCCTCTTCAACAATCTGAATGTGTTGCGCGGTCTGATCCAGCAGGATCCGGCGACGGCCAACGAGTACCTAGACCGATTTGCGTCGCTGTATCGTTTTCTGATTCGACACAAAGACGAAGACTTTGTAAGTCTGGCCGAGGAACTGCAGCTTGTAGATGAGTATGTCTATCTGCTGCGCCACCGGTTTGGATCTGCGTACGACTTTCGCCGGGAGCTTCCGGTGGGCATTGATCTGAACCAGCTGCTCGTGGTGCCGGGTACGCTGCAACTGCTGCTTGAAAATGCTATCAAACACAACGCTGGCAACGAAGAGAACCCGCTCACTGTCGTTATTGAGGCCACAGAAACAGCGCTTACTGTACGGCACGCACGCCGGCCAAAGCTGACCTCGATAGATTCGATGGGAACAGGGCTGGCCAATCTGCGTGAGCGGTATCGGTTGCTGTTCAACCGCGACATTGT
This genomic window contains:
- a CDS encoding DNA-directed RNA polymerase subunit alpha, translating into MSILAFQMPEKVVMEKSDDFYGTFEFKPLEKGYGVTIGNALRRILLSSLEGYAITSVRTSSVLHEFMTIEGVIEDMSEIILNLKQVRFKKVSDAIEDKITVRIKGQETFTAGDISKFTNGFQVLNPDLVICHVDANTELEFEFTIQKGRGYVPAEENKPADQVFGQIAIDAIFTPIKNVKYSIENTRVEQKTDYEKLLIEIHTDGSIHPEDALKGAANILIQHFMLFSDSTMTFETAKAEEEETVDEETLHMRKVLKTPLADMDLSVRAYNCLKAADIKTLGDLVQLDMADMMKFRNFGKKSLTELENLVEEKGLNFGMDLSKYKLDEE
- the rplQ gene encoding 50S ribosomal protein L17 — its product is MRHGKTINHLGRTASHRNAMLANMASSLIMHKRISTTVAKAKALRKFVEPLLTKSKNDTTHSRRLVFSVLENKEVLKELFGEVAAKIAGRPGGYTRIIKLSDSRLGDNAELCIIELVDYNETLLEAKNAGEAKTTTRRSRRSGAKKATTGEGQSSAEVVAEAPAAATTEVSAPEDTATETLKNGETREEKAAE
- a CDS encoding sensor histidine kinase — encoded protein: MLIQRPSKSDFAAIVVYWLLAAPVVMSAYVYESGWARAWIGMGYTIVLDTAAVLCLVFLILPKALSGKHWRSAVGALLVFMVASSVLYREGYGLIFGKPTAWTMMGMVAGILRHAVSYGLLGIFLTVKRYFEIQKRLVLMQKAQTESELRNLKAQIDPHFLFNNLNVLRGLIQQDPATANEYLDRFASLYRFLIRHKDEDFVSLAEELQLVDEYVYLLRHRFGSAYDFRRELPVGIDLNQLLVVPGTLQLLLENAIKHNAGNEENPLTVVIEATETALTVRHARRPKLTSIDSMGTGLANLRERYRLLFNRDIVVVDTAALFSVSVPVLRQLQRWSAA